agcaagGGAAGGGAAAACCCAAGTCTGTGGGCTCAGGAAAGGGCCTTGCTGCACTTTGACTCACCCGCCAGCCATGTGAACGTTCTCCAGGTTTTCGCTGTGAGGACCTGCTTCAATGACAAGgaccctggcggcggcatcttccGCCAGCCGACCGGCAACCGCACAGCCCGCGGTGCCGCCCCTGTCGAGAGCGAGACGTCATTAGTGAGACATGAACGAGCCGTCCTCACCGCCATCGACCTACGTACCCGCAGATGATAAAGTCCCATTCGTCTCCCGTCCTAACGCTCTGGGGTTTGGAGCCCATGGTGGCAGGTAAACTCGCACCGTCTCAACTCTTACCAATGCAGCCGTAGCCTAGGCGGAGGTTACAATGAAATCGACCGTAGTGAGCGGTCCGGCttggtagtggtggtggtggtggttttcgtcgtcgtcgtctccgtaAGGAATTGTGAGAGTCAATAACGATGTTCGCGATATATGGGTGAAAGGGGTTCCGCAGTTGTGATTGCTATTACAACGTACGCATATGAAGCAGAGACACAGAAATACAGACGAACAGCtgcgcaagcaagcagggaAGCCTGGTCGGGACGGACCGGTCGCACGCCCACCATCCATTTAAGAAggtggccacggccggcgtagccccccccctcgaAGGCGACAGTCTCCGTCTGCTCATAAGCGAAACCGGGTATAAGAGCGGCCAGCGCAGGCCGACGCTGGATGTGAGGGGCCTCCGTCTCGACTTATTACGCCCAACACACACGCCGGCGGCTTACTGCTGCCTAAAAACCCCGTATGGCCCATCAGATCGGAACCGCGGAATCGCCTGTTGAAGAGGTGGCGACCGGATCTAGGTCCCATCTCCGTGTTGTTCAAGATTTGCCAAGCCAACGTCAGAACCACGGACCTCACCCCGCAACTCTTTGATTGAGTTATTACTACTGGCACGGACGGACCCCTCTGCCGGTCCGGTCCGTCTTGACACGTAGCGCCCCCCCAACGTGGGCGGAATCAGAACATGAGAGGGGCTGTAATAGTAATAAGGGTCGCAACCAGGGGGGCTGGCGGGGGCAGCCATCGGCAGGCACAAAATGGGACGGGCAACCCTTCTTTCTCGGCCGCATGAGTAGACATGGCCGATACTGGTATCCATCAATCCTTTGTCTACGTATCCAGTGCGTAAATGCCGGCGATGtgggcggccggcccgcACATTGcattgtggtggtggggatGCCGTTCGTCCGCGGCTGGCTATGCAAGCGAGATGGCGAGCCCCAGGACGAATCACGTCTGGCTTCGCCTTGCTCGAAAACATGTCAGTTGATGAGTGACCATCATGTTCCTCTTCGTCAGGGCCCTTGGCCCATCCCCAACTCCCGGGTCCGCTTCCGCGGGGCTCCAGTCATGATGATTGCCAGTGCAGGGCCCCGAGTTGGGCATGGTTCGCTGCCAACTTTTTTGGAAAAGCTGTCACGAGCGACTCGATTTGACATGCTCGTCGTGGTGCGGCTCCTGCAAGGTACTCCTTGTAACAGTTTGTACTTTGCAACAGTAAGCAGCCTGATGGCTTTTGTTCAAGACCCCCCCAGTCTGGTGGGTCACCGCCCGCTTTCACCcgctcgaggtcgacgagggcgggaGGCCATGCTTGAAAACTGGACTTGAGGATTTGGAaagctgcgcgagggcggAGCCTGCGGAGCCCCGAGTGACAGACGGCATGACAGCCTGCCGCGAAAAAAAGGCCTCCAGCTTCGAAGAGTCAATAGCTGCTCCACGACAGTCGTGGCGGACCTatcgcgcccccccccggcagCCATCGATCAGGGATTGCAGTGGATGAGCAGGTGGGTGCCGTCTGGTGGATGGAATGGGATAGGATGGGATGGATTCGATGGACATTGGATCGGGGAAGACGGTGCGGCTCGTCTCCGTTGAAGACGTCTGCGTGGCTGAATCCCCCCAACAAGCCTCCTCTGTTGTGCGCGAGTCACGGCCTCTCTGTCGtgtaataataataagcccACGAAACATCCAACTGAGCTGCAGCTTGCATGAgccagcgggcggccgctGACGAATTTAGTCGTCAGGACTCGCGTATCCTCACATATAATTCGGCGGTgtatgtatactgtacgtagaTTCTTCTACTGGGAGCCagcctccttcttgtcccCTCCCGAGCCATTGGGTCGGTAACTCGTCACCGACGAATACGAAGCCCCCATCTTGAAGCTGTCTCGGGCAAATCCATACAACAGCTAAGAAAAGTTAAGATGGCAACACGTCCGTgcggcaacgacggccgCTCAATCCATCCTTGCTAGGCcgacgcctcgtccagcgccTTCTTACGCTTCGACACCATCAAAAGGCGAACCCCGCCACCAGGTCGTCGATCGCCGTTATCTGCCAACTTGAACGACACCCCGGGCTGTTGCGCAGTGCCTGATCGTCGAtgggcgctgcgctgtggcTTGAAGAGTTGCGCGCTTGTTGGCGTCCCCTGGACCGGCCGcacatgtacgaagtacgcctgttcctcctcgtccgaaCCACCCCccaaggaaggggggggtaATGCGGAGCGGCGAACGACTTGGCAGACGGCAGACGCACAGATGGCCGGCATGTGTTCAGTCCggcccagtccagtccagttCTGTCCCTGTCCGGCTTGTGCGCACCGGCAGTCGGCGGAGTGGTTCGCCGCACATGTACTTGCTATATTACTCCGATGAATGAACGTCCTGAGTCGCTCCCAGGAGACTAGGAGACTGGGATTAAGAATGCCGGATTTCTCGCCCCGAATCTTGGTCTCTCCCATTGCAAGTGAGAAGCCTGTACCAAGCCGAATCGCGCCTTCTTCGCTGCGGTTATTAGACCGCCCGGGTGCCCTTGTCAACAAACAACCCGTTGAGTCGAATCTGTGCCCTGGCGCTGCAGTCCGTGACTCGACATCCGCATTGTCCCAAGAGCCTCTGAACGGGGCACGCCCagcgcgatggcgacgccgttCCAGACAGAGGCCTGGACCGAGTACGGCCTCGGTGTCGTGGTTCtcttcttgcgcttcttTTCGCGGTGGAAGACAGTCGGTCTGAAGGGATggggaggcgacgatgccttTGCTGTCCTCGTGCTTCTCTTCTGGACGGTACGTATTGTGAGCCTCGCCTCTTGCGCGTCGCGTGCTGACTGGAAACTTCTAGCTCGAGTTGTGTATGCTGGAACTCATCGGTATGCCGCCGCGCGAAGCTACGAGACGACTGTTGAATTTCCATAATCGGACAGCACGCTGATTCCGGATCAGGACAGTACGGCACCAACATCGGCATCACagacgaggtcggcgccaCGCTGTCGAGCGAGCAGATTGCGCGCTTGGAGTTTGGCTCCAagtgcctcctcgccggATGGAACTTTTACGTCTCACTGATATGGGCGCTCAAGGGCTGCATGCTCTGCTTCTACAACCGCATCACGTACGAATCTCCTGCTCTTGCTCGCTCTGGCACGGTGTTTCGCCAACGAGAAGGCACATGTGGATATGTACTGACGCGGGCACTTGAAATAATTCATAGTCTTGGCCTTACGCAGCAAAAGTTCGTCAAGTGGACTGGCCTGGCGTGCTTCTTTGCCTACGCGGGCGTCCTGGGCGCCATATGGGGACACTGCACGCCCGTGCACAAGAACTGGCAGGTCGTGCCGTATCCTGGCGGTAGGATGACCGCCGACTCCACGGCCCAGAAGATAGCATAAGGCGCTGACGACGTGTTGCAGACGAGTGTACGCTTGCTGTGGCCAACTACCTGACTCTTGTCGTCCTCAATGTGACGTGAGAagactactactactactacgcCCCTGGATAAACTATTGTGCTGATCGATGTCGTCACTAGGACTGATTTCGTCATTCTCAGCATCCCGATTCCGCTGCTTTGGAAAGTCAAAATCACGCTTGGACGCAAGCTTGCCATTGGCGTGCTGCTCTGCTCGGGTGTCTTCATCATCGTTGCCACGATCCTCCGATGCGTGCTGTCCCTGCGCGACATCCAGGGCATCAACATCAGCACGATCTGGGCCATTCGTGAGACGGTAAGCCAGCTTCTTCAGCTTCCCCAGGAATAACAAAAGAAGCTCAGAATGTTGTCGACTGATAACCGCGCCAATCCAGTTTGTCGGAATCATCGCGGTcaacgccgcggccatcaaGCCCCTCTTCTCCAAGAGCCGCTGGATCGTCTCCAgcaagggcagcagcggcgccacccccggatacaacaagaacaaggacCAGTACTCGCTGGACCAcatgcccggcggcgcgacctCGACCATCGGGTCCATGTCGAAGCGGCGCTTCAACAagcagatgatgatgatggagctGGGCGACAACTCGAGCGAGGAGCACATTGTCGACGCCACCAAGGACCACACGGGGCTCGCATACAACAGGTGGCTGCGCAGCGAGGTCAGCGggggcacgtcgtcgtcggtagGCGagaggagcggcggcagtaCTGAGGGCGATGGCATCACTGTTACTACGAGGGTCGAAGTCACTCCTGGGACGCCGCGACACATGGTCTAGTTCTGCTAGAGCACGGTTGTCAGAAGAGCTTTCCCCGTGCTTCATAGGGGTTGTATCCAGCTGTTGCTGTAATATCCCCAAACCTTCGCGGTTAGTGACGTTCTGCTGGGCACATATGTGTGTATAATTGTATAGTATCATGACTCAAGCCCTAATATACATGAAGCGCGTTTGACGGTACAGTATCGTGCAGGTTGCAGACGTTTCAAGGATAGCGATACCCTTACTCGAGGCGTATTACCAACTTGCCCGTCCCGCTCTTTCCGGTACGAGTAGCCTCGCAGCCCTCCCGAACAGCCCGCAGGTCATCGAGGTCGACGCTTCTTACCACGGGCTTGACCTTGCCCCGGGCCACgatctcgcccgcccactcCAGGTCCTCCCTAATCTGGGGCCCTCCTGAGACATGTTCATGCTGTATGCCGGTGCCGCGGAGCTTCCACCAGTACAACAGCTGACACAGGTCCAGCACCacgcccagcagccacggGAACCGGTCTGCGCCGATGATTTCTCGCGCCCCCGCCTTGGACGGTACACTCGCGATGGACATGAGAATCCCGGTCTTGGGGTTCAGCAGCGGGACGCCATCGTCCAGCGTCCCGAAAGTAGTGTTGTACATGAAGTCGACGCTGCCCGGCGGCACCATGTCGTGAATGTTCTGCGTTTGGTAgtcgacgacctggtcgaCCAAGCCGGGGAGGTAGCGCTCCACCAACGGCACCTTGGCCGTCGACACGGTAGTGATGATCCTGGAAGCGCCGAAGACGTTCTTGGCGACTTGGATGGCGACGGACCCGGTCGCGCCGAGCCCCGCGGGCACAAACACCGTCTTGCCCTCCAGGCTCCCCAGACCCCCGAGCGCAAGGCCCCGGCGGATGGTCTGCAGCGCCGTCACCACggagccggcggcaccggccgcctcctcgaacGACACAGCGGGCGGCTTGCGCAGTAGAAAGCGCTCCTCCGTGATGGCGTAGTCCGAGACGAACCCTGGGACCCACGGAGGCCGGAACATGGGCTTGTCGACGTATAGGCCGTACacttcgtcgccgacctggagCGCCTTGACTTCTGACCCGACGGCAACGACTGTACCGGAGCCTTCGGAGCCGATCTTGCTCGGATATCTTTGCCATGCCCAGCGTCAACAGTCTTGTTCCCAAATTCGTAGCGGCGGGACGGgaaagggggaaggggagcgACATACTCATTGACGATAAGTCTGCCCATGAAACCTGCCATAAACTGCAGCTCCGCCGGCCCAACAGAAGCCGCGTGTATGCGTATCAGCACCTGTGTTGGCATCGCGATGCTCGGGACCGGCATGTCCTGGATCTGGTACTCGGCAGGCGTGcaccgcgcccgcggcgccacaAGCGAGCGCATGGTCTGCGGGAGACTATCCATGGTCAccgatgcccttgaggaGAATAACGAGATGCCCCCCCGGGCCTGAAAGGCTGGCGCTATATATTCAAGGTTCTGAGCCACAAGTCTGgtgctctcggcggcggacttgGTGGAGATTCGGCGTTCGGTGGGGCCGCTGCTCGGGAGGctccgccgatgccgccgaacATCCGGCGCGGTCCCTTTTTAGGTGGCTTCCGGCCCAAGTCCGCAGCGGACTTTCGACCATCAATCGTGGCATATGCTACTTGATAAAGATGCGAGACAAGGAATGGAATGCGGTACGTAGAGTGCCGATTTAGGTAGTTCATTGTAGATATATCACGGAAGAATCGATATTTGTGAGGCTCAAAGTATCGCAACGTAACTTTTCCGATTGAACCCGCATTAAGATATTCAAACCTGGAATTTCCGGCCGGGACTAAGAAGACTTGGACGCGACGCCAGCCAGGGGGGGACACGAGGGGCACGGGAGCTACGAGAGCTACGTGCGCGATGTATACGAGGAGAATAAGCAGTCTAAGCAGTCTTATGGCTAACAGAAGATGAATAGTAGTAAAGCCCCCTTATAGTTGTAGAGATGGCGAATCTCGGGAACACCTTGCTAGTAGACATTCCCAGCATGAGTCAAGACTCCGCGGCCGTGTTCTCCCATCTGAGTTGACGAGATGAATCAAGGCAAAGAATTTCCCTATCGAGAAGGTAGCGAAGTCCCCACTGAGATTCAAGTTCTTCCGAGCGTTTAATCAGGGTAAAGGCCTGAATGTCTGGTTCTCGTCCTTCAGGGTCCCGCTCGCGCGCCAGCGCGCGCCAGCACTCAAACGCCCTGTCCCGGATCGTAAACTGCGATGGCCACGAGCTCATCCACTTTATCAACGGCGGCTGTCCCTTGTCTTGCCTCATCCGAAACGCAAAGAGCGCtcccgagccgccgccgcagttcCATATCTCCAGGGTTTTCAATCGGGGCATGAGTCTGGCCGCGACGCAGGCGGCTTGCAGGATGCTCCGCTGCCTCTCGAGCCCATACGCGTCACTGGGCTCGAGATCGGAGCACGTCAGCGTCAGTTTTAGCAGGTAGGGCCAGGGCTGCCGGGACGGTGAGCCGGGCGAGGACCCGCCCAGCCTGTCAGCATTTGGAATTAGACGGCTATTAGATTTATACGTTAATCTCGCTGGTGAGCAGCATCTCTTATgactcctcgtcgacgagagTGTTAGCGCTTAAATTCTTGTGGTAGTTCCCTCGGGCTGCCTTTTGTACCTATTTGCGATGCCTTCATGCTGCTACGGTGCGCGCAGCTCTGCGATTACCAAGGCGTACTCTTCATTGCGCCTGACTGCGTTCTGAACGCAGCGAATGACTCGACAAAAATGAGCAAAAACATCTTCTGCTACAAATTAAGACACGGTGCCCCAAGTGCTGCCGGACCAGCTAAGAAGACACGTCCGCTTAAAGCGTCTATGAGGCAAGTGCAAGGTGTTGACGTGTGCAGGAGCCCCAGTATGCCTCAGCTTTCGGGGGTGCTCCTTCCCGATTGGGCaatggcggccacgagcaCCTTAAAGGAAGGAACGAGGCAATCCTCGCAGCTCAATAAGAAGAAGGAATTCCTCTCACAAATTTCGTGTCTCTCTTTTCCCAGTCAAGTCGATCAAGatgcccccccgcccgccgaatGTCGACGAACTCCTTGCCCTCCTGGAGGTGTTCATGCTTCCTTCCCAGGGGCATGGCCTTCCAGGAGGGCAGGCGAGCGACGAAGAACTGGCCTTTGCGGCCAAGAAGTTGCCTCCCGGCTCGGTGGCTCCTTTGGGCCCCGAGccctttcctcctcctcctccttctccttctcctcctcctccctccttgccctcctcctcgccctcctcctcctcctcctcgcccaccgcagccgccgccgccgcctcctcctcctcctcctgctcctgctgccctccctccccggccgccgccgccgccgccgccgccgccgcccacgacgacgacaagcccGAGGACATGACCGAGGGCGAGTGGCTGTCGGGGCTGGGGCTCCTCTGGgagccccctccccggccaGCCACTTGCCCGCCGGTCCTGCCGGGCGGTTGAAAagcccaaaaaaaaaattaaaaaaaaaattaaaaaaaaaattaaaaaaaaaaagccacTTGGAATGCGTTTTGGGTTTTTTTTTGGAGTGGCTTCGCCTTCACTTCATTCCTTCTCCTCGCTCGTTTTGGATAGGGGAAGCAATTTGACCATCGCGACTGCGTGAGTGAATACAAAATGTAAGACTCCTTCCCCTTCAGGCGTGATAGCCCAGTCCACCTCTAATGTGAAGCCCAGCCATACCTAGAGCACGGAAAGCAATACCGGTTGAGCAACTACAGCAAGCGGCAGTTTATATGAGTAGTAAGTTGTTCGCCCATATTGTTCGCCCATACACCACTGCATGGCCTCTGACACCAATCTCTCTCAGATATCCTCTACCGAATGTTTGCTCGCGCCAATCTAATGTTTGAACAACAAGCCGTCTCTGGAGTTGCTCGGCTTACATCTGCTCCCCTCGACTGAGCCATGCGAGTTCTAAAATTCCTCGACCaacatggccgacgcgccgATTGGACCAGTCAGGGACCAATCATGAACAGTGTTGGATTTCATCTCACCATTCATCCTGGTGACTTCAGCAGCCTTTCGTCTTGTCCCTCTTAGGCCTTGCTGGGCGTGTCGAGATGGTACGGTTTGACATTCTGGCGTGCCCTATGGCATGACATACTCAAAGTCACGGCAAAAAtgggcttcgtcgtcgccttttGACTGCCATGCTTTCTACTGGAAGTATCAGGATGGGTTTCT
This region of Purpureocillium takamizusanense chromosome 9, complete sequence genomic DNA includes:
- a CDS encoding uncharacterized protein (EggNog:ENOG503NZ63~TransMembrane:7 (o13-30i42-61o96-114i126-148o168-194i206-230o242-263i)): MATPFQTEAWTEYGLGVVVLFLRFFSRWKTVGLKGWGGDDAFAVLVLLFWTLELCMLELIGQYGTNIGITDEVGATLSSEQIARLEFGSKCLLAGWNFYVSLIWALKGCMLCFYNRITLGLTQQKFVKWTGLACFFAYAGVLGAIWGHCTPVHKNWQVVPYPGDECTLAVANYLTLVVLNVTTDFVILSIPIPLLWKVKITLGRKLAIGVLLCSGVFIIVATILRCVLSLRDIQGINISTIWAIRETFVGIIAVNAAAIKPLFSKSRWIVSSKGSSGATPGYNKNKDQYSLDHMPGGATSTIGSMSKRRFNKQMMMMELGDNSSEEHIVDATKDHTGLAYNRWLRSEVSGGTSSSVGERSGGSTEGDGITVTTRVEVTPGTPRHMV
- a CDS encoding uncharacterized protein (EggNog:ENOG503P1SE~COG:C), which gives rise to MDSLPQTMRSLVAPRARCTPAEYQIQDMPVPSIAMPTQVLIRIHAASVGPAELQFMAGFMGRLIVNEYPSKIGSEGSGTVVAVGSEVKALQVGDEVYGLYVDKPMFRPPWVPGFVSDYAITEERFLLRKPPAVSFEEAAGAAGSVVTALQTIRRGLALGGLGSLEGKTVFVPAGLGATGSVAIQVAKNVFGASRIITTVSTAKVPLVERYLPGLVDQVVDYQTQNIHDMVPPGSVDFMYNTTFGTLDDGVPLLNPKTGILMSIASVPSKAGAREIIGADRFPWLLGVVLDLCQLLYWWKLRGTGIQHEHVSGGPQIREDLEWAGEIVARGKVKPVVRSVDLDDLRAVREGCEATRTGKSGTGKLVIRLE